CCTCCGACTTGGGAAAACCCTCTTATAGGTTTAGCTTCTTATTCTCATCCTTTGGCTTAGAGAAAATGGTTCCAAAAGGATTATTCAGCtctccccataggataaccctttctggttccaggtagaactctttttggttctaggcagaacccttttgagttccatgtagaactgtcTGTAGAAAGCGctctacatggaacacaaaagAGTTCTATCTGGAATCAAAAGGGTTTgacttggaaccaaaaagtgttcttcaaatGGTCctcctatggagacagccgaagaacccttttagattatagatataatatttttttctaagagtgtacaataAGATGGCTACAATAAGATGCTTCACTTGGACTTGTAGGTCAGAGAAATGTGTCTAATGCAATTTTCATATCTCTCTCATGTGTTTTTATTTTGATGTTATGGATATTGACAAATGTATTGTGTTGTGCTTATTGAGGTCCAGTTTTAAGACTGGACTAAATCACATAATTGTTAGAACTACAGTACCTGGCTGCGTAAATGTTATTTATTGTTTGAGACTAGGCGGGGTCCCTCAAAAGGACGTACGTTCATTACACCTGGGTAATTTAATTGTGTTCTTGTCTATTTAATCAGGAAATACTTTCCTTTTGAGTCCTGTGGAGAGGAATTGCAGCATGCTGCGTCAATAATGGGGAGATTGGTTGGTGTATAATCTGCCAACTAGTGGCCTGGTTTGGTTACTACGCTTGGTGGGGGTCAGCTGAGATTCTGTCACTTATAAAACCAAAGGCTGACTGTTTTGAAGCAAGATTTTTCGCATGGTCAAATGAACATTGCACAAACATGGACTATAGGACGACATCAATATGTTTTCTCTGGAAaaggggacaaaataaatgagAGTGTAGAGTTTTGTTTTTCTTATTTACCCATAACAGGCAAACTGTTGTATGTTTTGGTGTTGTCTGGTCTTCTACAAGAGAGATCAAGACGATATTCAGAAAACATTTGACTCTATAGAGGTCACATTTTTACAGTTACCGTATGTATTTGATATTTTTAAAACCATCAAACGTTCAGCTCTCCTGCTGTGTCTGTGGTTATTTGTATATGTAAACTCATAGAAATAGAGTCACAGATCCACCCATTACAGACCGATTGACTTGCATTTGGATGCCaattctagtcattctatttctatgggtaAACTGATAGGGAACCAGGGAGAGTTAGTTGAGACCTGAGGCTGAAACTGAAAAGCAAATAAATGCAGCCAACATCCCTGGGCCTCCCGGCTGTAAGCACACAGCAGAGCAGTTGGATTTCCCATAAGACACACACGCAAAAAAAAGACACAAAGGGGCTGAGCTTCAAACTTGGCTCACGCCGAAACTTCTGGCTTCAATTTATTTCTGGAGCAGTCACTGCTGATTTTAATTAGTTGAAAGTTTACGTTGAAAGTTTTTGCTTAGCCAGCCTTTTtagtttttcttttcttttttcttcaCCCTTTCTCCTTTGTCTTttttcttttgtgtgtgtgtgtgtgtgtgtgtgtgtgtgtgtgtgtgtgtgtgtgtgtgtgtgtgtgtgtgtgtgtgtgtgtgtgtgtgtgtgtgtgtgtgtgtgtgtatgtgtatatatattttgttggTTGGCATTGGCCAACATCTGGAAGCCTTCGTGAAATATGTGTACAGCTTCTTTTAATGTTTGCGTAGTTTTGTTAGATCACCATCCCCCTGGGAGTGAAAAAATCCCTCATCATCTGGCTTTAATCAGCCATTAATATTGTTGTGATGTGGCAACACAGCACAAGGAGGGGACGGCAGATACAAGATGCGTGGGAAGGAACGCTCACAATGCTTTCTAGAGCCTGTGTCAAACCAATGCAGCacagcccccccccacccccattcaAACCTGGGTCAAATACATATTCGCTGTGTTCAATTTTTCAATCAAACACTAATTTTAAAACGTTTTCAAAATATATTACAAATACAACTTGAGTATTGGCCATAcaatacaatatagaaaatattgCAATGACTATGTTGAATAACTACTATACTgagaaaaaatataaacacaacatgtaaagtgttggtctcatgtttcatgagctgaaatagcacaaaaagcttgtttttctaaaatgttgtgcacaaatttgtttacatccctcttagtgagcatttctcctttaccaagataatccatccacctgacaggtgtggcatatcaagaaactgattaaacaggtgcacattgtgctgAGGACAAaaaaagttttgagggagcatgcaaatggcatgctgactgcaggaatgtccaccagagcagttgccagagaactgaatgttcatttctctaccataagccgcctctaacgtcgttttagagaatttggcagtacatccaaccggcctcacaaccgcagaccatgtgtaaccacgccagcccaggacgtccacatcaggcttcttcacccgcgggatcgtctgagaccagccacccggaaagTTGATCAAACTGTGGGTTTACACAAACTATCAGAAACCATtttagggaagctcatctgcatgctcgtcgtcctcaccgggttattgacctgactgcagttcgttgttgtaaccgacttcagtgggaaaatgctcaacTTCGGTGGCCACTGGTATGCTGGAgaagtttcaactgtaccgggcagatggcagatagCGTGCATGGCATAGTGTGGTGAGCGGTTTGCCGGTGGGGTTGTTGTATGGGCAGGAATAAGCcacagacaacaacaaaaaattgcattttatcgatggaaatttgaatgcacagagatactgtgacgaaatcctgtcgtgccattcatccaccgccatcacctcatgtttcagcatgataatgcacggccccatattgcaaggatctgtacacaattcctggacaTTTCCTAAACATTTCCCAGTTCTATGGGCTGCATACTCagatatgtcacccattgagcacgtttgggatgctctggatcgacatgtacgacagcgtgttccagttcccgccaatatccagcaaattCGCACAGGacacctctacgggatcggtgtgtccccggcgggacggttgagctaacgtaggctaatgtgattagcatgaggttgtaagtaacaaaaacatttcccaggacatagacatatctgatatgggcagaaagcatAAATTCTTTTTCATCTAACTGCActctccaatttacagtagctattacagtgaaagaataccatgctattatttgaggaaagtgcacaattatgaacttgaaaaggtATTAATACACCAATTAGGCCCATTttgcagtcttgatacaacattttgaacagacatgcaatggttcattggatcagtctaaaatttTGCACAAAAAGGcgatctagtggccaaaatataaattgtgcctgggcttgaataatacattatggcctttttcttgcatttcaaagatgatggtacagtGTATTATCTTTGTAttatcttctaccagatctaatgtgttatattctcctacattaatttcaaatTTCCACAAACTTCCACGAGttgcctttcaaatggtatcaagaatatgcatatccttgcttcaggtcctgagctacaggcagttagatttaggtatgtcattttaggcgaaaattgaaaaaagggttggattcttaagaggtttttaaggtatctgtggccaacagatgcatatctgtattcccagtcatgtgaaatccgtaggttagggcctaatgaatttattaaaattgactgatttccttatatgaactgtaactcagtaaaatctttgaaattgttacatgttgcgtttaatatttttgttcagtgtagtaaccAGTAACTACTGAAGCTTCAGCTTCCAGCTGTTCTTGGTAGGCCTACTGCTGGTGGGGATTGAACAATGCATTGCATGTGGTTTGGAAGCTGCCTCAAAGTACAGGCATTGAGTAAAACAAACCCAATGTATTTGtatgtattatggatccccattagctggtgccaaggcagcggctacttttcctggggtccagcaaaattaaagcagtgtatacaattttaaaaacattacaatacattcagacTGTGTGccttcaggcccctactccaccactaccacatatatacagtacaaaatccatgtgtacgtgtgtgtatagtgcgtatgctatcgtgtgtgtgtgtgtgtgtgtgtgtatgcgcctaTGTtcgtgttgcttcacagtccccgctgttccataaggtgtttttaaataaataaaattttactacttgcatgagttacttgatgtggaatagagttccatgtagtcatggctataTTTAGTTCTGTGCGCCTTCCATAGTCTGTTCGggcctgtgaagagacctcttgtggcatgtcttgtggggtatgcatgggtgttcgAGCTATGCGCGAATAGtacaaacagacagctcggtgcattcaacatgtgcATTCaacacctctcataaataaaagccgtgatgaagtcaatctctcctccactttgagcaaggagagattgacatgcacattattaatattagctctatGTGTACATCCaaaggccagccgtgctgccctgttctgaaccaattgatattttcctaagtccttttttgtggcacctgaccacacgactaaatagtagtagtagtgccttgttgacagtgctgtcaagaaggtagagcagcgcctTATCATagacatacttctccccatcttagctactgttttatcaatacattttgaccataacagtttacaatccagggtaactccaagcagtttagtaacctcaacttgctcaatttccacattatttattacaagatttagttgaggtttagggtttagtgaatgatttgttccaaatacaatgcttttagtttaagaaatatttaggactaatttattccttgccacccactctgaaactaaaagcattgtattttgtatactaactaactaaatgactgcaacacttaacaaagagttgcagtcatttcagtcactgtagtagctgacatgtatagtgttgagtcatccgcatacatagacactctggctttcctcaaagccagtggcaactcattagtaaagattgaaaaatgtaatgggcctagacagctgccttggggaattcctgattctaactggattatgttggagaggcttccaagaacaccctctgtgttctgttagacaggtaactctttatcaacgatatagcagggggtgtaaagccataagacATAAGTTTTGCCAGCATcagactatgattgataatgtcgaaggccgcactgaagtctaacaaaacagcccccacaatctttttatcatcaatttctctcagccaatgtCTGCAGACCTTCATACATAATGGATATCCTACCCCTGTCCTTGACTTCAAGCATTTTGGATGCACGCCTCCCCTTCACTAGATGAACCCGAACAGAGTCTGCAATATTATCTAATGTAGCTTGTTACAATAAAGAGGGTGCGCTCTAAACAGCAGCACATTTGGCAGATTGGTGTCCTAAGAGCCATATATAGTACACATGTAAAGTATAGGCctagggctcgattcaatccgtaATGCTGAAGATCTTTGCTCCAGCGTGatagaaatttaaaggcaatatttCCGTGTCagcagagactgcattcacggtaaatgctgcattatgtcggctcaatcggaaattatcTTTAAATTTCAATCGCGCTATAATCCTGAACTTTGGCAATACGCATTGAATCAAGCCTAGTCTATGGTTCTGTTTTGTGCCAGTCATTTTATTCAACGCCAGAAGTGATTTGTTCTgattagtgtttgtgtgtgtgtattccacaGGTCTTCCTATCCTCTCCTTCACACACATCAAGACCAACCTGTGTAAGTGGTGTGACTACTCCAGCCCTATCTGTGAGGACAGTGTGTGTTATACCaactgctccctctcctccttctgtgCTCTGAGTGAAGAGATCTGCATTGCAATATGGTAAGTGTGAAGTGTTTCATCAAAGGACTATCTCCCAAGTTCAAGTTTATTTGCCATATACAGTATAATAAATGAGTATTTTGCACCAGAGCTCTCACTCTCACattaaaaacataaaaaatattttttaaatacagtagcagtcaaatgtttggacacacctactcattcaaggggttttatttatttttactattttctacattgtagaataatagtgaagacatcaaaactctgaaataacacatttggaatcatgtagtaaccaaaaaagtgtttaacaaatccaaatatattttgagattcttcaaagtagccaccctttgccttaacgacagctttgtacactcttggcattctctcaaccagcttcatgaggaatgcttttcccacatatgctgagcacttgttggctgcttttccttcactctgcggtccaactcatcccaaatcatctcaattgggttgaggccgggtaattgtggaggccaggtcatctgatgcagcactccatcactctccttcttggtcaaatagcccttacacagtctggaggtgtgttttgggtcattgtcctgttaaaaaacaaatgttagtcccactaagcgcaaaccagatggaatggtgtatcactgcagaatgctgtggtagccaagctggttaagtgtgccttgatttctaaataaatcacagacagtgtcagcagcaaagcacccccacaccatccctcctcctccatgcttcacggtgggaaccacacaggcggaaataatccgttcacctattctgcgtctcacaaagacacggcggttggaaccaaaaatctcaaatttgcactcatcagaccaaagaacagatttccaccagtctaatgtccattgctcgtgtttcttggcccaagcaagtctcttgttgttattggtgtcatttagtagtggtttctttgcagcaattcaaccatgaaggcctgattcctctgaacagttgatgttgagatgtgtctgttacttgaactcggtgaagtatttatttgggctgcaatctgaggtgcagttaactctaatgaacttttcctctgcagcagagataactctgggtcttcctttcctgtggcggtcctcgtgagagccagtttcatcatagtgcttgatggtttttgcgactgcacttcaagaaacgttcaaagttcttgaaatgttcctaattgactgactttcatgtcttaaagtaatgatggactgtcatttctctttgcttatttgagctgttcttgaaaaaatacggacttggtcttttaccaaatagggctatcttctgtataccccccctaccttgtcacaacacaactgattggctcaaatgcattaagaaggatagaaattccacaaattaacttttaacaaggcacatctgttcattgaaatgcattccaagtgactaccccatgaatctggttgagagaatgccaagaatgtgcaaagctgtcatcaaggcaaagggtggctactttgaagaatctcacatataaaatatattttgatttgttaacacttttttggttactacatgattccatgtgtattatttcaaagtgttgatgtcttcactattattgtacaatgtagaaaatagtaaaaataaagaaaaacccttgaatgagtaggtgtgtccaatttttggactggtactgtacagtatatacaactAGTAATATTTATCTGGTTTAGCTGATAGCTTCCCattctataaaatatattttgacaagGTATATTTCCCAATATACTCCCTCACTGGACTGTTATGCTCCTCTACTTGAATAATTATCCTCATCATGACAATAATTATTGAACTCTCAGTAAACAGGATATATAGCTGATCCACATGTTTTGTCTGTGTATCCCAGACAAAACAAATGTTGCTCCTAAACATTAATGGAACTGTATGATGAGTTTCTTTAATGAACGATACTGATAAGAAATGATGATGAGTGGTGAGTGTGGTGAGTGGGATATTTGCTATGTTTGTGATGAGGAGGACAAAGTTCATTTTGGCTTTATTTGAATGTTGCTCACCGTCTGGTATGCTGGGCCCCAGTAGTCAAACCTCTACAGCAGGGAGGGCACCCTGTTAAAATTTAACTTAGGGCCCCAAAAAGGCTAGGTCCGGCCCTGACTGCATGTTTGGGTATGGATGTCAGAATGCAGGACCGTGACTGTGGCCCATCGTGATGagttttgtggcccccacccccataaAAATTGCCGATCCCTGCTCTACAGTAATAAAGAGAGGGTCCTTGATcgcagtcaaaagtagtgcactttatagggaatagtgtgccgttTGGTACACATTCTTGATCTTAGTTCCTCCCCTCATAGGAAGTCTATCTACTGACCTCTGAATGACAGAGatattgtcccaaatggcaccctattccctatatagtgcactacttttgaccagagcactatgggcatGTAATTTGGGACATATCCGAATTGGAAGACACTGGTGTTATTAagactggtgttgttgttggCAGGATACAAAGGTAGATTGGATTGACcatttgtataaaaaaaaactcCAATCCACTCTagcaaatacatacagtacaataaCCAATCCAAACAAAACCACAAAGTAAAACGTCAACTATAGGCTTTCCCAGAGACATTTTCCTATTGTAAAATGTCTAACTAAATTCAGTTTACTAGTTTGATAAGTAACTTTATAATTGATCTGTGGAAATGTAAGTAATTCACTTTGTGTTTGAATGTGGGTGCGTGCATGTGAGTGTATGACTGCGTGTACAGCTTTAACATCTGTTAGTGTCTTCATCTGTGTCCCAGGCGGAAGGACAATGAGAGTATGAGTGTGAAGACGTTATGCCACCAGCCCCAGCAGCCACTGGAGAATATCATGTTGTCAAACTACTCCTCCAACGAGTGTGTGATGGCTCCTCAGCCCTCTGAGGATGGGGTCCTGTTCGTTTGTGGCTGCCTGGGAGAACACGAGTGCAACGATAAGCTTATATTCGACAAGGGCTACAATGGTAACATCACTTGTTTTACTCTGGAACCAGGCAGTACATGGTGCAACCAGAACATTTTAATTTGAAACAGATTAATTTACAATTGTATATTCATAAAAAATGCAACGTGAGGAAAAATAGGCATTTATAATGTAAATACaaaatgtagtagtagtaatgtatACTAACCTATGATCCGATTCCATGTGGTCTTCACATTGTTTTTAAATGTGTCCTCAGATTTTTCCAAGCTCAAGAGTAAAGATGTGATTCCAGTGGTGGTGATCAGCCTGGTCCCTCCCTTTTTAGTGGCTATCATCGCTACCATGGCTTTCTACCTGTACCGTACCAGACAGCCCGGCAAGCAGCCCAAAGACTGGGCTCCCAAACGTACACACTACCAGGTAGGTGGATCTACCAGGTATGGAAAAATATACTTTGAGACCCAAATGGCATACAACACCCAAATGGCatacaacatagtgcactacttttgaccagagcccataggtccctggtaaaaagtaatgcactatatagggaatagggtgccatttgggacaccaaCTGGAAGCTTTTCATTTATTGTCATGTagctacagtacattacagtttgTGAAAAGGTGTAAAATAATCCCTTATGGGATGGGTAGCTAAAGGCCACTTGATACGTAACTAAAAATATCATTCATGAATTAATTTACCAGGCCTTGGACATCCCAGAGGGACTCAGTGGGGAGGCCATCACCGGCGGTGAGGACTGCCATGGCAAGCTGTCAGCCATCAATAGCGACGCTACATCTGACATGTCTCCCGTCCGGACCCATAACTTCAACCACAGCACGGAGCAGCTACCCATCCAGCTAGAAGCCTTGGTGGGGAAAGGGAGGTTTGCTGAGGTGTGGCGGGCCAGGCTCCACCACCAGGCAGCTGGTTCTCAGTATGAGACGGTGGCAGTGAAGGTGATGGTTTTCCCTCTTCCCTTTTTTCTCACCCCCCCATTTTTTCTGTAGTTTTTTTGTGCCATTTTCATGTGATATAATACTTTGAATAAATGTTTATTTGATTTGAAGATCTTCCCGTCTGTCGAGTATGTGTCCTGGAGCAACGAGAGGGCCATCTTCTCTGACGCCAACCTGGAGCATGAAAATGTGGTTCAATTCTTGACAGCAGAGGAGCGAGGGCCCTCCGGCTCCCCTCAGAGGCaatactggctggtcatggcctACCACGGCCTGGGAAACCTACAGGTTAGTTTGATTTAGCTTTTTTTTGTTTATTGCTAGGTTGATTAAGTGTATATTGTTGTTATATGGTGCAGTAGAAGACTAGAAGAGATAACTAGTACATTTTATTGTACATACAATTTCATAAAAATGTTGTCAAAAAATCCCGTGAGGGATGGGTCACTAAATGGGTCATTCATTCATTAGGACTTCCTGGCAGGCCATGTGTTGAGCTGGGCTGAGCTGTGTGCTATGGCTGGGTCGGTGGCTCGAGGATTGGCCCACCTCCACAGTGACACCACCCCTTGTGGGATCCCCAAGGTGCCGGTGGCCCACCGTGATCTGAAGAGCAGCAACATCGTGGTGAAGAGCCGGAGAGAGTGTGCCCTCTGTGACTTTGGTCTGGCTCTGAGACTGGACCTCTCCCTCACCGTGGATGACTTTGCCAACAGTGGCCAGGTAAGGTGGAACAGGTGAAATTAAAAGTAGTTAATTTTAAAAAAAGTAGTTGCTACGGGAACCTGTATCAGTGTTCCACTCTAGCTAAAGCGACTAAGCAGTAGGCCTATGCATGCTGCCTTCTGACATAACTACTGTATCTGAGAGAATTATTATGGAAAATAACAACATACTAAATTGTAGAGTTGTGGTTGAATGCCCACTTGAATAAAAACTATGCTATATGAATGAAATTGTATTACAAAGCCGTGCTAAAACCAGAATGAATCAGAAGGCCCTTCATGTAGTGTTAAtttgtttaacttctctgggatatgtaggacgctaacgtcccacttggccaaaagccagtaaaaatgcagagcgccaaattcaaataaattactataaaaatcaaactttcatgaaatcacacatgaaagataccaaattaaagctacactggttgtgaatccaaccaacatgtcagaattcaaataggcttttcggcgaaagcaaacaatgctattatctgaggatagcaccatagtaaacaaagagagagaagcatatttcaaccctgcaggcgcgacacaaaacgcagaaataaaaatataattcatgccttacctttgacgagcttctgttgttggcactccaatatgtcccataaacatcacaaatggtccttctgttcgattaattccatcaatatatatccaaaatgtcaatttatttggcgcgtttgatccagaaaaacaccggttccaacttgtgaaacgtgactacaaaatatctcaaaagttacctgtaaactttgccaaaacatttcaaactacttttgtaatacaactttaggtattttttaacgtaaataatcgatacaattgaagacgggatgatctgtgttcaatacaggattaaaacaaactgtagctagctttctggtcacgcgcctctaacaaacagtacacaacaagtgaccctcgttcaaaatggccgtacttcttcattacacaaaggaaaaaacctcaaccaatttctaaagactgttgacatcgtcaattagaaatctggattcccaatgaaaatccattgaaaagagagtgacctcaatttttttttaaatctgaatggtttgtcctcggggtttcgcctgctaaataagttctgttatactcacagacatgattcaaacagttttagaaacgtcagagtgttttctatccaaatctactaacaatatgcatatcttattttCTGGGGGTGAGTAGCTGGCAGttaaatttgggtatgcttttcatccaaacgtgaatatgctgccccctatcctagagaagttaagctaCTGTCACTGTCCTTGTTGTCCAGGTGGGTACAGCTCGCTACATGGCCCCTGAGGTGTTGGAGTCCAGAGTGAATCTGGAGGATCTGGAGGCCTTTAAACAAATGGATGTCTACTCCATGGCCCTGGTCCTCTGGGAAATGGTGTCCCGCTGTGAAGTCATAGGAGGTACAATAAGCTATTCTATTATGGGCCAAGTCAGCGGTAAATGTTCGTAACTCAGACTTTGATGAAAGTAGCATCGTCTGTAAATGTAGAATAGATGATAAATAACAAAGGATTTACAGTGTGTTTCCTGTATTTTCATAGAGGTTAAGAGTTACGAGCCGCCGTTTGGCTCTAAGGTGTGTGACCAGCCGTGTGTGGACAGCATGAGGGACCTGGTCCTGAGGGACAGAGGCAGACCTGAGATACCCACCAGCTGGACAACACATCAGGTAAACtgtttccaaacgtctgaaggtaccacgttcatctgtacaaacaatagtacgcaagtataaacaccatgggaccacacagccgtcataccgctcaggaatgagacacgttctgtctcctagagattaacgtactttggtgcgagaagtgcaaatcaatcccagaacaacagcaaaggaccttgtgaagatgctggaggaaacaggtacaaaagtatctatatccacagtaaaatgagtcctatatcgacataacctgaaaggccgctcagcaaggaagaagccactgctccaaaaccgccataaaaaagccagactacggtttgcaactgcacatggggacgaagatcgtactttttggagaaatgtcctcttgtctgatgaaacaaaaatagaactgtttggccataatcaccatctttatgtatggaggaaaaagggggagatttgcaagccaaagaacaccatcccaaccgtgaagcacaggggtggcagcatcatgttgtggggatgctttactgcagaagggactggtgcacttcacaaaatagatggcatcatgagggaggaaaattatgtggatatattgaagcatcatctcaagacatcagtcaggaagctaaagcttggttgcaaatgggtcttccaaatggacaatgaccccaagcatactttcaaagttgtggcaaaatggcttaaggacaacaaagtcaaggtattagagtggccatcacaaagccctgacctcaatcctatagaaaatttgtgggcagaactaaaacaaacgtgtgcgagcatggaggcctacaaacctgactcagttatccagctctgtcaggaggaatgggcctaaattcacccagcttattgtgggaagcttgtggaaggctacccgaaacgtttgacccaagttaaacaatttaaaggcaatgcttccaaatactaattgagtgtatgtaaacttctgacccactgggaatgtgatgaaagaaataaaagctgaaagaaataattctctctactattattctgacatttcacattcttaaaataaattggtgatcttaactgacccaagacagggaatttttactaggaatgtcaggaattgtgaaaaactgagttaatgtatttggctaaggtgtatgtaaacttctgacttcaactgtatacatttTCTTTTTACTTCCTTGAACCCAACGCTGGTCAATAATCAAACCTTCCTGGTATTGCTCTTCCATACTGCAGGGGA
The Salvelinus fontinalis isolate EN_2023a chromosome 23, ASM2944872v1, whole genome shotgun sequence genome window above contains:
- the tgfbr2l gene encoding TGF-beta receptor type-2 — protein: MGCWRFSAVNIVLLSFCLPILSFTHIKTNLCKWCDYSSPICEDSVCYTNCSLSSFCALSEEICIAIWRKDNESMSVKTLCHQPQQPLENIMLSNYSSNECVMAPQPSEDGVLFVCGCLGEHECNDKLIFDKGYNDFSKLKSKDVIPVVVISLVPPFLVAIIATMAFYLYRTRQPGKQPKDWAPKRTHYQALDIPEGLSGEAITGGEDCHGKLSAINSDATSDMSPVRTHNFNHSTEQLPIQLEALVGKGRFAEVWRARLHHQAAGSQYETVAVKIFPSVEYVSWSNERAIFSDANLEHENVVQFLTAEERGPSGSPQRQYWLVMAYHGLGNLQDFLAGHVLSWAELCAMAGSVARGLAHLHSDTTPCGIPKVPVAHRDLKSSNIVVKSRRECALCDFGLALRLDLSLTVDDFANSGQVGTARYMAPEVLESRVNLEDLEAFKQMDVYSMALVLWEMVSRCEVIGEVKSYEPPFGSKVCDQPCVDSMRDLVLRDRGRPEIPTSWTTHQGMNLLCATITECWDHDPEARLTAHCVVERFGSLEEEMEQEVLDAVNNSQECPPSDTFPDSTGCDVDPLVPETDTEGTLIPGQISEIL